The DNA segment CGAGGTTCACAGAACAGCGAACTTCAGGTTCTTATCTGCCCAATGAAGATTGAAGTCGTGGTCGTCGCGCTTTTATTTGCAAGGCAACTCTGATATGATGAATCGATAAAATGAATGAGGTGATATATGAATAATTTGAAGCGACTGAGCACCATATTTTTGTTTTCTCTGTTTTTGGTGGCCTGTTCGGGTGGAAGTCCGGCCGAAGGGGAACCGAATTCGAAAGATGAAGGTGCGACAGGTGGTGAGTTTCAGCATATGGGCGTGAGTGAACTTGAAACCTATCTGACGGCCAATCAAGGGAAGCCTACGCTCATGTTTTTTTGGACGACATGGTGTCCATCGTGCAAACAGGAAATCCCTGAAATGGAAGCCCTGGCGAAATCGCACGGCGATTCTGTTAACGTGATTGCCGTTTCATTGGATGAAAAAGTCGAAGCCTTAGAAACATTTTTTGAGAAAAGGAAGATTGACTTGCCGGTCTATATCGGTGACGAGGAGCTTGCGCGTCAGTTTGGGATTGAAGCCATTCCCACATTGGTCATGTTTGACAAGAGCGGTAAGCAGGTCTTTGCCAAGCCTGGTGTTTTCCCCCACGCAATGCTGAAAAGCATGGCCGAAGAGCTTGCCGGGAAATAGAATGATCCGTAAAGCCCGTATCGAGGACGTCAAGACGATCCACGGCCTGCTCATGCACCGTGAGGAGCATGAGGGGTTGGTGTTACCCCGGTCCTTTAGCCAGTTGTATTCTCATTTGCGTGATTTTTTTGTGGTGACAGATAACTCTGGAGCAGTGATCGGCTGCTGTGCCTTGAATATTATCTGGGAAAATCTGGCCGAGATTCGTTCTTTGGTGGTTTTACCTGAGCACCGGGGCAAAAAATTCGGCCGGGAACTGGTTGAAGCTTGTCTGAGCGAATCCGTGACTCTCGGAATATACCGGGTATACACGCTCACAGAGCAGACCGGTTTTTTCGCTCATTTGGGATTTGTCAAGGAAGAGATGGATACGCTGAACCAAAAGGTCTTTGCCGACTGTCTTAACTGTCCTCGTTTTCCTGATTTTTGTAACGAAGTTGCCATGGTCATGGCGCTGTGATCTCTGAATACGCACGAGAGACAGGCAAAAAAAACGGTCGGTTCAATCGTGCCGCTAAGCGAGAATCAAACAAGGGCGGCAGCAGTTATCGTTGCTTCCCTTATGACATATTAATATGAACCTTTAAGGTAGTTTAAAATGGGACATAGACTGACACCCTTTATAACAGCAGAGCAGATTGCAGAACGAGTCAAGGAACTGGGTAAGGAAATTACCACCAGCTATGACGGAAAAGAGCCGCTGGTCTGTATCTGTGTGCTCAAGGGAGCATTTCTCTTTTTTTCTGATATTATTCGCAAGATAGATCGGGAGTTGGAAGTCGATTTCGTTCGGCTCGCCAGCTATGGGACAGCGACCTCCCGGAGTGAGGATATTGTTTTTTCCAAAGACCTTGAAATCGCCATAGAAGGCAAAGATGTTCTGGTCATTGAAGATATAGTGGATACCGGGCACTCCATGGATTTCCTTTTGCATGTTCTTCGCAGAAGAAACCCAAAGAGTTTGAAAGTTTGCTCACTTATTGATAAGCATGAGCGCAGGGAGAAAAAGGTTATTGTGGACTTCGCCGGTTTTAAGCTGAGCGATGGGTTTATTGTCGGCTATGGTCTTGACTATGCCGAACGGTACAGAGAGCTGGATGGAATTTACGAATTATCTACTGAATAAGGATAGTTGGAGATAACCTTATGATCGTCACCTGCCCGAATTGCCAGACCCGATACAACCTGCCCGACGACAAGGTCCCGGCCGGTGGGGCGAAAGTCAAGTGCTCCAAATGCGCTCACGTCTTCAAGGCGGAGTTGCCTGCGGCCACGCCTGAGGATGAAGTCGAGAATTTGTTGGAGGAAGAGTCTCAGGCACCGGATTCCGGTGTTGGGGATGATTTCGATGAAACGTTCGATGAAGTTGCTTCCGGCGGCGGAGTCGCCCAGTCCGATGACGAATCGGCTGATGAAGCTCAAGCTGGTGCGGACGACGAGAGTGAATCCGGGGACAGCGCTGAGGCTTCGCCAACCGTTGATGAGGCTCCCGAAGATGCACCCACGGAGACAACCGATCCGGCACCGTCCGGCGATGATATGCCGGATGAAGATATGCCCGGCATGGATGATCTCTTCGATGATTCCGAGACTGCCCCGGAGCCGGAAGAGGGGGCAACCCCTACTGGTGGTCTGGATGAGGCAACTGCCCGCGATGTCGAATCCCTATTTGGCGATGATGAAAGTGATCTTTTCGAGGATGATTCGGAAAGTGACGAAGATGATGATCTTTTTGATGAAGAGGATGGATCGGATGCGGATCTCTTTGCCGATTCTGATTCCGACACTGAAGATGAGTCTGATGGTGATCAAGCTGAGGACAACGAAACAGACCCTGATGAAGAATATGAGGGGGAAGTGGATTTCGGGCTTGATGAAGAGCCGCAAAAGAGCAATCGAAAATCGCTTGGGTGCTTGATAACGCTGTTGGTCGTTATTCTCGCTGTGAGCGGTATTCTCTATTTCAAAGCCTGGACGCTCATTGGCCTGGATCTTGGATCGTATTTCCAGAATGTGCCGTATATTGGTAAATTATTTATGGAAGATGGCGGAGATGCAGAGGATGTCCCTCCGGGAGAATCCCCGGCCGAAAATTTCCGCAAGATTCAGCTGATCAATGTGAACCAATACTATGTGGCCAATGAAAAAACCGGGAACTTGTTCGTAGTGGAAGGCAAGGCTGTGAACAAATTCTCGACGCCAAAGGAACAGATCAAGGTCGAGGTCGTTCTGTACGATGGGAAGGGAAATGCCCTGACTTCCCAGGCGTTCCTTTGTGGTAATGTGCTTTCGCAATTTCAGTTGCAGGTTCAGACGCGTGAGGAAATCGAGCAAGGGTTGGCGAGTGAGGTTGGCATTCTCTCCAACAACACGTTCATCCGGCCGGGAGCCTCAACACCGTTCATGGCCGTTTTCTTCGACACACCACCCAATGTTCAGGAGCTGATTGCTCGTGTCGTCGCTGTAGGCGAGCCAGAATAACTTCTTGAGTCAATCAATCTCATTCAAGCCGTGGCGTGAACTCGATGCCACGGCTTGTTTCTTTTCGGCAAAAGGCCGTAAAGGGCTAAAGGATTTCACAAGGACGGCCAGATTGTTTTTTCGTTTGAGCAGAGCAGTATGAAAATGAGGAGACGCTTGCTGATGTCTCGTTTTTCTTCATGGGAAAAAGTTTGGGAAAAAGAGTGCATATTCGGAAAAACGCATTGACGGGAATTGTCGCGTTGTGCTACTTCTCCTCCACTTGTGAAGGATTGCACGAATTGCTTCTTTTTGCTGGGAGTCCTTTCAGGGCAGAGTAAAAAACCTCTTCACAGGATAAAAGCATGTTCTTTTCTCAAGACGATCGTATGGTCAAGATTGTACAGGTAGGTGGAACCGCCAGTACGATGGGACTCCACATAGTGTCAGCTACTATCGTTGGGCTGGCTCTGGGGTATTTTCTGGATGACTATTTTGGAACCAAACCCTGGCTTCTCATGATTTTTTTCTTTCTGGGGGTTGTTGCCGGTTTCAAGATGATGATTGAGGATTTCCGGAAATTACAGCGACGGCAGGAAGAGCAACAGCGTGGTTCATTGAAACAGGATGGAGAAAATGGTGCTGGAGACAATCAATCAAAAGGTTGAACCATTCCTTGTCAAAGGTGGTTTTAAACGGCCTGAGACGCGTGTTGTCGTCCGCAACCAGATTTACGTGTCGCTGGGGACCTCTCTCGTGATCGTGCTGGTAACATTGTTTTCTCGGTGGTCTCTTGCTTACGCGGCCGGAGCGATACTCGCTCTTGTCAATTTCTGGGCACTGGCCCGCATAGCCCAGGTATTGGTGCACGACCGCAAGAACGGACCATTCGCCCTGTTTGTTATATTCATAGTGAAGATGACTCTGAGCGGGTTGGCCCTGTATTGGTTGATCGGAGTCGAACGAGTTCCTCACTGGGGATTGATTTCAGGTCTTGGGACCGTGCCACTGAATGTGGCCGTGACCGGGTTGAGTCAGTTGGGGAACACAAAGGGATAGATTCTCAAGGAGGCTTGGATATGGGTTTCGCAGGCGGACTTCCGCACCCTCTTCTGTACGCTGACATGATCAAATCCATTGGTCATTGGGGCGAGCACGTTGAACACGCGCTTGGCGTTCAGTCCATCAACCATGTTTTGTACATGTGGTTGGCAATGGGCATTCTTTTTACTCTCGGATTGATTGTCCGCGGTCGCCTTCAATTGGTTCCCGGCGGCCTGCAAAATCTTTTCGAGACCATCATCGGTGGGCTGGAAGACTTTACTGTTGCCAATCTGGGGCAGGAAGGTCGTCAGTTTATGCCGCTTCTGTGTACGATCTTTCTTTTTGTTCTGACTATGAACTACATCGGTTTGGTTCCCGGATGCGATGCTCCTACGGCGAACATCAACACTCCGGCAGCCATGGCTATCATTGTTTTCTTGTTCTACAATTTCGTGGGTATCAAGAAATGGGGTGGCGGTTACATCAAGCACTTCATGGGACCGGTTCTCTTTCTGTCCCCGCTCATGTTGATACTTGAGCCTATTTCGCACATCGCACGTCCGTTGAGCCTGACACTGCGTCTGTTTGGTAATATCCGTGGTGAGGAAATCGTCCTTATCCTGATGTTCCTTCTGGCTCCGGTGCTTGGCTCTCTGCCCATGTACTTCCTGTTCATCCTTGCCAAGACCATCCAGGCATTTATTTTCTTCATGCTGACGATGCTCTATCTGCAAGGCTCCATTGAGCACGCTCATTAGGCGACGCTTGATTTCAACTTCGGGGAAATGGTCCTTGGACCAAAACAATATTAAATGATCCATTTGGAGGTTTCAAAATGAAAATCGCAAAAATTCTTCTGACTACTTTGGCCATGGTTCTGGTTGCATCTGTTGCTTTCGCTGCCGAGGCTGGCGGTGAAGTTATGGCTGCCAAAGCATACGCTACTGCCATTGGCATGGGTATCGCTGCCGGTCTCTGCGGTATCGGTCAGGGCATGGGTGTCAAAGGTGCTTGTGAAGGTATCGCTCGTAACCCCGAAGCTGCTGGTCAGCTGTCCACCACTCTGATTCTTGGCCTGGCATTCATCGAGTCCCTCGCCATTTACGCTTTGGTTGTCAACCTGATCCTGCTCTTCGTCGTCTAGTTTGAGACTGATG comes from the Pseudodesulfovibrio piezophilus C1TLV30 genome and includes:
- a CDS encoding TlpA family protein disulfide reductase — encoded protein: MNNLKRLSTIFLFSLFLVACSGGSPAEGEPNSKDEGATGGEFQHMGVSELETYLTANQGKPTLMFFWTTWCPSCKQEIPEMEALAKSHGDSVNVIAVSLDEKVEALETFFEKRKIDLPVYIGDEELARQFGIEAIPTLVMFDKSGKQVFAKPGVFPHAMLKSMAEELAGK
- a CDS encoding N-acetyltransferase, translating into MIRKARIEDVKTIHGLLMHREEHEGLVLPRSFSQLYSHLRDFFVVTDNSGAVIGCCALNIIWENLAEIRSLVVLPEHRGKKFGRELVEACLSESVTLGIYRVYTLTEQTGFFAHLGFVKEEMDTLNQKVFADCLNCPRFPDFCNEVAMVMAL
- the hpt gene encoding hypoxanthine phosphoribosyltransferase; its protein translation is MGHRLTPFITAEQIAERVKELGKEITTSYDGKEPLVCICVLKGAFLFFSDIIRKIDRELEVDFVRLASYGTATSRSEDIVFSKDLEIAIEGKDVLVIEDIVDTGHSMDFLLHVLRRRNPKSLKVCSLIDKHERREKKVIVDFAGFKLSDGFIVGYGLDYAERYRELDGIYELSTE
- a CDS encoding DUF3426 domain-containing protein, which codes for MIVTCPNCQTRYNLPDDKVPAGGAKVKCSKCAHVFKAELPAATPEDEVENLLEEESQAPDSGVGDDFDETFDEVASGGGVAQSDDESADEAQAGADDESESGDSAEASPTVDEAPEDAPTETTDPAPSGDDMPDEDMPGMDDLFDDSETAPEPEEGATPTGGLDEATARDVESLFGDDESDLFEDDSESDEDDDLFDEEDGSDADLFADSDSDTEDESDGDQAEDNETDPDEEYEGEVDFGLDEEPQKSNRKSLGCLITLLVVILAVSGILYFKAWTLIGLDLGSYFQNVPYIGKLFMEDGGDAEDVPPGESPAENFRKIQLINVNQYYVANEKTGNLFVVEGKAVNKFSTPKEQIKVEVVLYDGKGNALTSQAFLCGNVLSQFQLQVQTREEIEQGLASEVGILSNNTFIRPGASTPFMAVFFDTPPNVQELIARVVAVGEPE
- a CDS encoding AtpZ/AtpI family protein; the encoded protein is MFFSQDDRMVKIVQVGGTASTMGLHIVSATIVGLALGYFLDDYFGTKPWLLMIFFFLGVVAGFKMMIEDFRKLQRRQEEQQRGSLKQDGENGAGDNQSKG
- a CDS encoding ATP synthase subunit I, with translation MVLETINQKVEPFLVKGGFKRPETRVVVRNQIYVSLGTSLVIVLVTLFSRWSLAYAAGAILALVNFWALARIAQVLVHDRKNGPFALFVIFIVKMTLSGLALYWLIGVERVPHWGLISGLGTVPLNVAVTGLSQLGNTKG
- the atpB gene encoding F0F1 ATP synthase subunit A → MGFAGGLPHPLLYADMIKSIGHWGEHVEHALGVQSINHVLYMWLAMGILFTLGLIVRGRLQLVPGGLQNLFETIIGGLEDFTVANLGQEGRQFMPLLCTIFLFVLTMNYIGLVPGCDAPTANINTPAAMAIIVFLFYNFVGIKKWGGGYIKHFMGPVLFLSPLMLILEPISHIARPLSLTLRLFGNIRGEEIVLILMFLLAPVLGSLPMYFLFILAKTIQAFIFFMLTMLYLQGSIEHAH
- a CDS encoding ATP synthase F0 subunit C, producing MKIAKILLTTLAMVLVASVAFAAEAGGEVMAAKAYATAIGMGIAAGLCGIGQGMGVKGACEGIARNPEAAGQLSTTLILGLAFIESLAIYALVVNLILLFVV